GGGTGTCCAGGTCGGGGCGGGATCCGTCGGGGGCCTCGTACAGGTGGCGCAGCACCCCGGGCAGCAGGTCGGGACCGGTGGTGCCGGGGGCGGCCGGGGCGGGGCAGTCGAGGTCGCCCCGCGCGTTCTCGATGGTGTACTCGAACTCCCGGAACCACCAGCACAGGACCTGCTCCGGATCGCGTACCCGGTCCTCCAACCCCGGGGCCGGGCGGGCGTGGGCGTCGACGATCTCCACCAGGCCCAACCGCAGGGCCGCGGACCAGGGGACGACGAAGTGGGCGACGTCGGCCGCCGAGTGGAGCCCGCCGAGCCAGGTGGTGCGCTCGGCCGCGCGTCCGGGCAGGTCGGACGGCCAGAGCGCGAATCTGGTGATCGCGGTGCGGGCGTCGTCGATGCCGGGCACCCCGTTGCGGGTCACCGGTGTGGCCGGGGCGCTCCAGCGGGCCAGGCTGAGGGCGTCGCACAGCAGCGGGGAGTCCAGGGCCAGGCGGGCGAGGGCTTCGGAGGGGAGCAGTGACACGGGCCTTGCGGCGAGGGGTGGGTGCTCCGGGTTCGACGGGTCATGAGAGGGCATGTCCGCTCCCGGTTTCTTCTGAAGGGTTCGGCGTGAACACCTCTTGTACCGTCCTGACACGGGGCGGTGTGGTGGTTTCGCACAGATCGGTACGAACCCGGGAGCCGGTGGTTGGCTCTGCTCGCCAGCCGCGCGGCCGATCGTCCACGCGGGCGCGGGTTGTGCACAGATCGCCGGGCGGGCGGTGTGCCCTGGGCCCGCGGTGTCTACGCTGAGTGGATGGACCGTCGTGCAGCGCTGGAGTCCCATGTTCGCTCGATGCCGCCGGAACGGGTCGCGGATCTGCTCGTCACCCTCACCGAAGGGGTGGTCAGGTATGCCCGGGCCACACCGGAGACCCTCCTGCACCTGCTGCCGCTCCTGGCCTACCGGCCCAGAGCCTTCGAACGCCTCACCCTCGCCCACCACCAGGTGATCTACGCGGCGGTCGGGCTGGCCGAGGACCAGAACGACCTGCGCACCGTCGACGACCAGGAGCAGCTCCGTCAGGCGCTGCTCCGCCGCGAGGAGATGCCCTACTTCCAGGAGCCGGGACGGGTGGACCACGAGGCGCTGTTGGCGAAGGTGGACGCCGACCGCCCCGGGCTCGCCCGGGTCCGGGCGGAGGAGGTCATCGCCGACCTGGTCGCCCTGGTGTTCCTGTGGCCGGACGGTCAGGGCGGCTACCACCTGCTCGACGACGCCTACGACCAGTTCGGCCTGCCCCGGGAACCGCCTTCGGTGGCGAAGGGGCTGGGGGAGTTCGACTTCGCCGGGGTGCGCAGGATCGCCCTGACCCTGGGGCTGGACCCCACCGGCGAATGGGACGCCATGACCGAGGAGGTCGGCGCGGTCCTGCGCACACCCGAACGGGTGCGCAGCCTGTTCCGCGACGCCCAGCACGACGTGGTCCACCAGCTGCTCGGCCACGCGTTCCTGGGTACGGAGGCGCGTACCTTCCTGGCCAGGGCGGACGGGGGTCCGTTCCACTTCCCGGCGGACGGGACCGGCGATCCGGACCTGGACTGGGCGATCGAGCGGGGCCTGCTGATGCCCTCGGACGCGCTCAGCGACAGGCTCGTCATGCCCCGTGAGGTGGCTCTGGCGATCCGGCGTGCCCATCCCTGGCCGTTCAATCCGGCACCGCAGGCGGTGGTGGGGGTGCCGGTGGAGCGGATGATGGCCGGTGGCGGCTCGGACGTGGCCGAGGGCTCCCGGCGGGCGCTGACCGCCCTGGCCGGTGCCGACACCCGGCTGCTGGCCGCGTGCGCCGAACGACCGCCGCAACTGCGCAAGGACGGCCTGCTCATGAAGCGGGAGCGCAAGAGGCTCACCAAAGCGGCGGGCGGGGACGAGGACCTGGCGAGGGTCTGGGTGGAGGCAGCCGCGGTGCTGGGGCTGCTGGACCACAGGTACGGCCGGATCGTGCTGACCGAGCGGGCCGAGATCTGGCGGGAGCACGACACCGAGACCAGGCTGGCCGCGCTGTTGGAGGCCTGGACGGGGACGGAGGACGCGGCGTGGTGCTGGCCGAGCCCGGAGAGCCCGCCCCGGAGCAAGGGCCGGGACCGGAACGGGCGGGCCCGGGTGCGCTGGGCGCTCGCCGGATCGCTCAACCACCTGCCCTGGGGGACCAGCACCGGGGTGGTCGGCCACCGGCTGTTGGCGGAGCGGGCCGAGGGGCGGGAACTGCGGACGGGCGCGCAGTGGTTGCTCGCGGCGGTCACCTGGTACCAGCCGACCGTGGAGACCGAGGCGGGCACGGAGGGCAGGATGATTCGGGCGCTGTGCGAGGCGGAGGCGCTGGGGGTGGTCTACGGCGGTGCGACCACCGAGGTCGGCCGCGCGCTGTCCGAGCAGTGCCGGCGGAGCTGGGAACCCTGGCCGAGAGCGGGCGGGGAGATGGTGGCGTCGGTGCGTCGCACCCTGGGGTTGGACTGGCCGGTGGAGGGGCTGGGGGACGTGTGGGGATCCGGATCGGCGGGCCGGGAAGGCCGGTATGACCGGGGCGAACGAGCGGCCCGGACCGTGACCGGGGAAGGTCGGGAGTCCGGCTCGGAGCACGGGGAGGTGGATGAGGTCGGGGGCGAGCGGGAGCGAGGGCTCGGTTTCGCCGCTCCCGGGGAGGAAGAGCATCGTGAGCTGCGAGAGGTGGCCCGCAGACTCTTCGGGGAGGAATGGACCTGAGGGTGCCGCGGAGAGCGAGCATGATCATCCTCACCGTGGTTTCTGGCGGTGGGGGTGTGTGGATCGCGGACACACGGGTAGTCGGCCGCACCTTCGTGCGAGGGCTGGAGCGTGAAAGCGCCAACAGCAGCGGTTCTCTGTTTCTCACGGTTTCCTACCGGTAACAAGATTTTCAGTAGTGTTCCGACCCCGGGGTGAGAGCGGTGCTTTGCCGACCGGCCACCCTGTCTTGGTGTCTTCGTGACCGTGTGTAGGATTCCCCAAGCGTTCGCGTAAGTTGAGCCACTTCCGTACGCGATCTACCTCCCAGCCACCCAGCCCTTGTGCGTTCGTGTGCCCCTTCCGGGGTCCGCGCGTCCAGGGGCACACCTATGCCCCTTGCCGCCCCTGCGCGCCCGCGGGGCCGTTTTGAGAGGTAGATATGTCCCCTGACACCGTTGGCCTCGCGCTCCTCCTCCTGGGGGTGTTGCTGCTGATCTCCAAGCTCGTCCGGGTCAAGTGGAAGCTGACACAGAAGCTCTACCTGCCGAGCTCGATCATCGGCGGCGGTATCGCGCTGCTGCTCGGCCCCGACATCTTCGGTTGGGCCATGGGGCTGCTCGCCGACCGGGGCATCGCGGTGGGCTTCGCGGAGCGGGCGGCCGAGGGCGGCCTGTTCGGGGTGGACATCATGTCGGTCTGGGCCACGCTGCCCGGCCTGCTCATCTCGGTGGTCTTCGCCAGCCTCTTCCTGGGCAAGCGCATGCCCAGGATGCGCGAGGCGGTCGACCTCGCCGGGCCCAACCTCTCCTTCGGTATCACCGTGGCCAGCGGTCAGTACGTCATCGGCCTGCTGCTGGCCCTGCTGGTCCTGGCGCCCTTCTTCAACGTCCCGGTGGTCTCCGGCGCGCTGATCGAGATCGGCTTCCTCGGCGGTCACGGCACCGCCGCCGGACTGGGCAACACCTTCGAACAGGTCGGCTGGGCCGAGGGCCAGGACCTGGCTCTGGGCATGGCCACCGTCGGTCTGCTCTCCGGGGTGATCATCGGCATCATCCTGATCAACTGGGGTGCGCGCCGCGGTAAGACCAGCGTGATCAGTGCCGACAACAAGGGCACCGACCGCGAGCAGGCCGGTCTGATCGAGCGCGAGAACCGCACCGCCGGTTCGACCATGACGGTCCACCCGTCGTCGATGGACCCGCTGACCCTGCACTTCGGCCTGGTGGCCCTCGCGGTGATCATCGGCCAGCTCATCCTGTCCGCCCTCCAGTGGGTCGAGCGCCTCGTATGGGCCGACGCCATCGAGATCGTGGCCTATGTGCCGCTGTTCCCGCTGGCCATGATCGGCGGCATCATCGTGCAGATGTTCATCGAC
This DNA window, taken from Nocardiopsis exhalans, encodes the following:
- a CDS encoding sodium/glutamate symporter, with translation MSPDTVGLALLLLGVLLLISKLVRVKWKLTQKLYLPSSIIGGGIALLLGPDIFGWAMGLLADRGIAVGFAERAAEGGLFGVDIMSVWATLPGLLISVVFASLFLGKRMPRMREAVDLAGPNLSFGITVASGQYVIGLLLALLVLAPFFNVPVVSGALIEIGFLGGHGTAAGLGNTFEQVGWAEGQDLALGMATVGLLSGVIIGIILINWGARRGKTSVISADNKGTDREQAGLIERENRTAGSTMTVHPSSMDPLTLHFGLVALAVIIGQLILSALQWVERLVWADAIEIVAYVPLFPLAMIGGIIVQMFIDRFDKNHIVDEKSVERIQGLSLDVLIIAAMATLSLQAIADNIATFAILSAAGVLWCLFAFLFLAPRIMPNFWFERGIGEFGQSMGVTSTGMVLMRVVDPEAKTPAYPAFGYKQLVFEPFFGGGLVTAAAIPLIVSPLVGPWGFLAIMTATMIASLFFGLVVLRRRRRKEQERAERERVSAG